From the genome of Primulina eburnea isolate SZY01 chromosome 12, ASM2296580v1, whole genome shotgun sequence, one region includes:
- the LOC140807988 gene encoding protein MAEA homolog, whose protein sequence is MSSPMDTDSQLSNGNPGGDAAVGATTPSKMGKLVESLKLEHQFLRVPFEQYKKTIRANHRAVEKEVSAVISAASVAVDSDISRDDAVLQLNSIVSRLHGLKRKLAEESRTEHLQAQKCRTRLDHLESVEVDNLSEWNNIRLKRILVDYMLRMSYYDTAVKLADSSNIQDLVDIDLFHEAKKVIDALQKKDVSPALAWCADNKSRLKKSKSKFEFQLRLQEFIEFVRAEHNMPAISYARKYLASWGATHMKELQRVMATLAFRSNTECATYKVLFEAKQWDYLVDQFKQEFCRLYGMTLEPLLNIYLQAGLSALKTPFCYQDDCTKEDPLSQEGFRKLAQSLPYSKQHHSKLVCYISKGFMDTENPPLVLPNGYVYSTKALEDMAKQNNGKITCPRTGLVCNYTDVVKAYVS, encoded by the exons atgtCTTCTCCAATGGACACCGATTCGCAACTCAGTAACGGAAACCCCGGCGGCGACGCGGCTGTCGGCGCCACTACCCCGTCGAAGATGGGGAAACTGGTCGAGTCTCTGAAACTGGAACATCAGTTCCTCCGTGTACCTTTCGAGCAGTATAAGAAGACGATCCGAGCCAACCACCGCGCCGTCGAGAAAGAGGTCTCAGCCGTCATTTCCGCCGCCTCTGTGGCCGTAGACTCGGATATCTCGCGAGACGACGCTGTTCTACAACTCAATTCTATTGTCTCCCGATTGCACGGCCTTAAAAGAAAG TTGGCAGAGGAAAGTCGGACTGAGCACTTGCAAGCTCAGAAATGCCGAACTAGACTGGATCATTTAGAATCTGTAGAGGTGGACAATTTGTCAGAGTGGAACAACATCCGCTTGAAGCGAATACTTGTCGACTACATGTTGCGAATGTCATACTATGACACAGCTGTAAAGCTAGCAGATAGTAGCAACATTCAG GATCTTGTTGATATAGATCTGTTTCATGAAGCAAAGAAAGTCATTGATGCTCTGCAAAAGAAGGATGTGTCCCCTGCTCTAGCCTGGTGTGCTGATAACAAGTCCAGACTGAAGAAGTCAAAG AGCAAATTTGAGTTTCAACTGAGACTGCAAGAGTTCATTGAGTTTGTTAGAGCTGAACACAATATGCCAGCTATATCATATGCTCGGAAGTATCTGGCTTCTTGGGGAGCTACCCATATGAAAGAATTGCAGCGAGTCATGGCAACGCTTGCTTTTAGAAGTAATACTGAATGTGCTACATACAAG GTTTTATTCGAAGCGAAGCAATGGGACTACCTGGTTGACCAATTTAAGCAAGAGTTCTGCAGATTATATGGCATGACACTAGAGCCTTTGTTGAATATATATCTGCAAGCGGGCTTATCTGCACTGAAAACACC ATTTTGCTATCAAGATGATTGTACAAAAGAGGATCCTCTGTCACAGGAGGGCTTTCGCAAATTAGCACAATCTCTGCCATATTCAAAGCAGCATCACTCAAAACTTGTTTGCTACATAAGTAAAGGATTTATGGATACTGAAAACCCCCCTCTTGTCCTGCCAAATGGCTATGTTTACAGCACAAAG GCACTCGAAGATATGGCGAAGCAAAATAATGGTAAAATCACATGTCCAAGGACAGGTTTGGTTTGCAACTATACGGATGTGGTGAAAGCATATGTTTCTTAG
- the LOC140807071 gene encoding eukaryotic peptide chain release factor subunit 1-3, giving the protein MADGQENDKNIEIWKIKKLIKALESARGNGTSMISLIIPPGDQISRITKMLAEEYGTASNIKSRVNRQSVLGAITSAQQRLKLYNKVPPNGLVLYTGTIVTDDGKEKKVTFDFMPFKPINASLYLCDNKFHTEPLTQLLESDEKFGFIVMDGNGTLFGTLSGNTREVLHKFTVDLPKKHGRGGQSALRFARLRMEKRHNYVRKTAELATQFFINPATSQPNVSGLILAGSADFKTELSQSDMFDPRLQAKILNVVDVSYGGENGFNQAIELSAEILSNVKFIQEKRLIGKFFEEISQDTGKYVFGVDDTIKALEMGAVEVLIVWENLDINRCVLKNSTTSEIIIKYFNKDQETDQSNFKDSNTSAELEVQDKMPLLEWFANEYKNFGCSLEFVTNRSQEGSQFCRGFGGIGGVLRYQLDMRSFDEPSDEGEIYEDSD; this is encoded by the coding sequence ATGGCAGATGGTCAAGAAAATGATAAGAATATTGAAATATGGAAAATAAAGAAATTGATTAAGGCTCTTGAATCTGCTAGAGGAAATGGTACCAGCATGATATCCCTCATCATTCCACCAGGTGATCAAATATCCCGGATCACCAAAATGCTTGCTGAGGAATATGGGACGGCTTCAAATATTAAAAGCAGGGTGAATCGTCAATCTGTGTTGGGCGCAATCACATCTGCTCAGCAAAGGCTTAAACTGTATAACAAGGTACCCCCTAATGGATTAGTGCTTTATACAGGAACTATAGTAACTGATGATGGAAAAGAAAAAAAGGTGACTTTCGACTTCATGCCTTTCAAGCCCATAAATGCTTCTTTATACCTTTGTGACAATAAATTTCACACTGAACCTCTTACTCAACTCCTAGAATCTGATGAGAAGTTTGGATTTATTGTCATGGATGGAAATGGAACCCTTTTTGGGACCTTAAGTGGTAACACTAGGGAAGTACTTCACAAGTTCACTGTTGATCTTCCAAAAAAACATGGAAGAGGTGGACAATCAGCTCTTCGATTTGCTCGTCTGCGAATGGAGAAGCGCCACAACTATGTGAGGAAGACTGCAGAGCTTGCTACCCAATTTTTTATTAATCCTGCTACCAGCCAGCCAAATGTATCAGGTCTAATACTTGCTGGTTCAGCTGATTTCAAGACCGAACTGAGTCAATCTGATATGTTTGATCCTCGCCTCCAGGCCAAGATACTAAACGTGGTAGACGTCTCATATGGTGGAGAAAATGGTTTCAATCAGGCCATCGAATTGTCTGCTGAAATTCTGTCCAATGTGAAATTCATTCAAGAAAAGCGTCTGATAGggaaattttttgaagaaatCAGTCAGGACACTGGAAAATATGTATTTGGTGTGGATGACACTATAAAAGCTTTGGAGATGGGAGCTGTCGAAGTATTGATTGTGTGGGAAAACTTGGATATCAACCGTTGTGTGCTGAAAAACAGTACGACCAGTGAGattatcataaaatattttaataaggATCAAGAAACTGATCAGAGCAACTTCAAGGATTCAAATACCTCTGCTGAGTTAGAGGTTCAAGACAAAATGCCTCTGCTTGAGTGGTTTGCTAACGAATACAAAAATTTTGGCTGTTCACTTGAGTTTGTGACTAATAGATCTCAAGAAGGCTCTCAGTTCTGCCGTGGCTTTGGTGGCATTGGAGGAGTTCTTCGCTACCAGTTGGACATGCGATCTTTTGATGAGCCATCCGACGAAGGGGAAATCTACGAGGATTCAGATTAA
- the LOC140808218 gene encoding uncharacterized protein, translating into MEKDAMKGAGLSKTVSDIILPRILNLYASRATPQDFEIYAPHATFEDPLMQAQGVKEIKSAFYSLAKVFRESKIVDYNIEENVISPGHTEILIDNKQYYKFCGKDINVASLIKLYTEDGKIVRHEDWWDKKPLSNKETSPFVGRISEFGRRAAMLVTHAFMGFGKDPAV; encoded by the exons ATGGAAAAAG ATGCAATGAAGGGCGCCGGGTTGTCCAAAACTGTATCTGATATCATTCTCCCTCGTATTCTTAACCT TTATGCATCCCGTGCAACTCCTCAAGATTTTGAAATCTATGCTccacatgcaacttttgaaGACCCACTTATGCAGGCACAAGG GGTAAAGGAGATCAAATCAGCATTCTATTCGCTAGCCAAG GTCTTCCGTGAATCAAAAATTGTGGACTACAATATTGAAGAAAATGTTATTTCACCTGGACACACGGAG ATACTAATTGACAACAAACAGTATTACAAGTTTTGCGGAAAAGACATAAATGTGGCATCACTCATCAAGCTGTACACAGAGGATGGGAAGATTGTCCGTCATGAAGACTG GTGGGATAAGAAGCCTTTGTCGAATAAAGAGACTTCACCATTCGTTGGCCGCATCAGTGAGTTTGGGAGAAGAGCAGCTATGCTCGTTACTCATGCTTTCATGGGGTTCGGGAAGGACCCGGCTGTGTAA